In a genomic window of Brettanomyces nanus chromosome 1, complete sequence:
- a CDS encoding uncharacterized protein (BUSCO:EOG09340AY9), whose protein sequence is MIFTEAPAYLAKLCANRPIHFIVATLLVASISYLTIFDHYLARINSLGGDSLTFYHSPLADDAQWDIVANLTEFEINAASKLATAYDNDVATTFSSEVSDSSFSDLAFNSTPHWALTPIIFRAHSHAIPFPSNDSHFISGPDDDEKFYLTEYSHQIPLPPSFTNAEGDVFKLRKSNRLGRYYEYIRNLANTLRSSAKGAEPLDLLMVALAYAAMIFIIIQLFYEMRTTGSKFWLAFGSLLSSVIAFLFAIVLTSEVFGIHLPLSSLTEGIPFLVASMGFRHKIAYTVPAMEAIRKEPTRDISDTMWEVVLKKTAAPLAKQELITAACFLGIALFTSNMPGLRNFCVFTAVLMVCDLFITFTFYSAVISLKAQINIVHRQVALTEALEEEGVSEEVAHSVAATGLASSAYQPLFKHDKNVWAFKVVTIAGFLVLHLFALGTSWLYDDFSDYTPSAALLSYAIGGHLSGRVSEKIPLGIQGTLVTLMPTKVYRRVTLLTQVEDVVFDSLSRFSQAIRDPYISKFIVLVAGISFAINVYLLNVARNHLFKHSDSVISEKISKKKRTDVKSRGEASTSHAGKKAAVVTAPASSVTSSAPVSAPVPANSTFDNVKDHQIVSDSASSSEESVNDESVRPLDELVSIFKEGRLRDECNDAEVCELATNGKMPLYALEKQLGDSARAVVVRRKAIAKLANAPVLNTDRLPWKGYDYDRVFGACCENVIGYMPLPVGVAGPLIIDGVPYHIPMATTEGCLIASTMRGCKALNAGGGVETVLTADGMTRGPCVRFSSLSRAGAAKRWLDSEDGQKTIKSAFNSTSRFARLQHAKTALAGKLLFIRFKTSTGDAMGMNMISKGVEYALKYMQEKCGFEDMDVVSLSGNYCTDKKPAAINWIEGRGKSVVASAIVPAEIIKKVLKSDVDALVKLNIDKNLIGSAMAGSIGGCNAQAANLVTAVYLATGQDPAQNVESSNCITLMEKRPDGDLEISVSMPSIEVGTIGGGTILEPQAAMLDMLGVRGPNPTHPGANARQLAKIVAAAVLAAELSLCCALAAGHLVRAHMQHNRNSKKPVEKPVEKPVEKPAEKPAEKPAGDHSENLTKKSAEQPPKEDMQRLKDGSKICIRS, encoded by the coding sequence ATGATCTTCACTGAAGCTCCCGCATATCTTGCCAAGCTTTGTGCCAACAGACCTATTCATTTCATCGTGGCAACTCTTCTTGTTGCTTCCATCTCTTATTTGACTATATTTGACCATTATTTAGCCAGAATCAATTCTTTGGGTGGTGATTCCTTGACCTTCTATCATTCTCCTCTTGCCGATGATGCTCAATGGGACATTGTTGCCAATCTGACCGAGTTCGAAATTAATGCCGCTTCCAAGTTGGCTACTGCTTACGATAACGATGTGGCTACCACTTTCTCCTCCGAAGTTTCtgactcttctttctctgacTTGGCCTTCAACTCTACTCCTCACTGGGCTCTTACTCCAATCATATTTAGAGCCCATTCTCATGCTattccttttccttctaaCGATTCTCATTTTATCTCTGGTcctgatgatgatgaaaaattttatcTTACCGAGtattctcatcaaattcctCTTCCCCCATCTTTCACAAACGCAGAAGGCGACGTCTTTAAGCTTAGAAAAAGCAACAGGCTAGGTCGTTACTATGAGTATATCAGAAACTTGGCCAATACTCTAAGGAGTTCTGCTAAGGGTGCTGAACCTTTGGACCTTCTCATGGTGGCTCTTGCTTACGCAGCAatgatcttcatcattatcCAACTTTTCTATGAGATGCGTACCACTGGTTCTAAGTTTTGGTTGGCCTTTGGCTCACTCCTTTCTTCGGTTATAGCCTTCTTATTTGCCATTGTGTTAACGTCTGAGGTTTTCGGTATTCATTTACcactctcttctctcaCCGAAGGTATTCCATTTCTTGTGGCATCCATGGGTTTCCGTCATAAGATTGCCTATACTGTTCCTGCCATGGAGGCCATTCGTAAAGAGCCAACCCGTGATATCTCAGATACCATGTGGGAAGTcgttttgaagaagactgCTGCTCCTTTGGCTAAGCAAGAGCTTATAACGGCTGCTTGTTTCCTTGGTATCGCATTGTTCACTTCAAACATGCCTGGTTTGAGAAATTTCTGTGTCTTTACTGCCGTTCTGATGGTTTGCGATCTTTTCATTACCTTCACCTTCTATTCTGCCGTTATTTCTCTGAAGGCCCAGATCAATATTGTTCACAGACAGGTCGCACTTACTGAAGccttggaagaagaaggtgtCAGTGAGGAGGTGGCACATTCTGTGGCTGCTACTGGTTTGGCCTCTTCTGCTTATCAGCCACTTTTCAAGCACGATAAAAATGTCTGGGCTTTCAAAGTTGTTACTATTGCGGGATTTTTagttcttcatctctttgCTTTAGGTACCTCCTGGTTGTACGACGATTTCAGTGACTACACACCGTCGGCCGCACTGTTGAGCTATGCTATCGGTGGTCATCTATCTGGAAGGGTTTCCGAGAAAATTCCATTGGGCATCCAAGGTACTTTGGTTACTCTGATGCCAACTAAGGTTTACAGAAGAGTCACTTTACTCACTCAGGTCGAGGATGTTGTTTTTGATTCTCTTAGCAGATTTTCTCAGGCAATTAGAGATCCCTACATTTCTAAATTTATTGTTTTGGTCGCTGGTATCTCTTTTGCCATCAATGTCTATTTGCTAAATGTCGCTAGAAATCATCTGTTCAAACATTCTGACTCTGTTATATCTGAAAAGATCtctaagaagaaaagaactgATGTTAAGTCCAGAGGCGAAGCTTCCACTTCTCATGCAGGCAAGAaagctgctgttgttactgctcctgcttcttcggtgacttcttctgctcctgTCTCTGCTCCTGTGCCTGCCAATTCCACTTTTGATAACGTAAAGGACCATCAGATTGTATCAGATAGTGCTAGTTCTTCTGAGGAGTCCGTCAATGACGAAAGTGTTCGTCCATTGGATGAATTGGTTTCCATCTTTAAAGAAGGTAGACTAAGAGACGAGTGCAACGATGCTGAAGTGTGCGAACTTGCCACCAATGGTAAAATGCCTTTGTATGCGCTTGAAAAACAACTCGGTGACAGTGCAAGGGCCGTTGTTGTTCGTAGAAAGGCTATCGCTAAGCTGGCGAACGCTCCTGTTTTGAATACTGATCGGTTACCATGGAAGGGTTATGATTATGACCGAGTGTTTGGTGCCTGTTGTGAAAACGTTATCGGATATATGCCTCTACCTGTTGGTGTAGCTGGTCCTCTTATTATTGACGGTGTTCCATACCATATTCCAATGGCTACTACTGAAGGATGTCTTATTGCTTCGACCATGCGTGGTTGTAAAGCTCTTAATGCCGGAGGTGGAGTTGAAACTGTGCTTACTGCTGATGGTATGACTCGTGGTCCTTGTGTAAGATTCTCGTCCTTGAGTAGGGCCGGAGCAGCCAAGAGATGGCTGGACTCTGAAGATGGACAGAAAACTATCAAGAGTGCTTTTAACTCGACTTCTCGATTTGCTAGGTTGCAGCATGCTAAGACTGCTTTGGCCGGTAAATTGTTGTTTATCCGATTCAAAACCTCTACAGGTGATGCTATGGGTATGAACATGATTTCAAAGGGAGTTGAATATGCATTGAAATATATGCAAGAAAAGTGTGGTTTTGAGGATATGGATGTTGtgtctctttctggtaACTATTGTACCGATAAGAAACCCGCAGCCATCAACTGGATTGAGGGAAGAGGCAAGAGTGTTGTTGCATCTGCTATTGTTCCTGCTGAAATTATTAAGAAGGTTCTGAAGTCGGATGTAGATGCGTTGGTTAAGCTGAATATTGATAAAAACCTTATTGGATCTGCAATGGCTGGATCTATTGGTGGTTGTAATGCGCAGGCTGCCAATTTAGTTACCGCTGTTTACCTTGCTACGGGTCAGGATCCTGCACAGAATGTGGAGAGTTCGAACTGTATTACTTTGATGGAAAAGAGACCGGATGGAGATCTAGAGATCTCTGTCTCTATGCCTTCTATTGAGGTTGGTACTATTGGAGGTGGAACGATATTGGAGCCACAGGCAGCCATGCTTGACATGCTTGGTGTGCGTGGACCAAATCCTACACATCCGGGAGCTAATGCCAGACAGTTAGCCAAGattgttgctgctgccgTTCTTGCTGCTGAGTTATCGTTGTGCTGTGCATTGGCAGCGGGTCATTTGGTCCGTGCGCACATGCAGCACAATAGAAATTCGAAGAAGCCTGTTGAAAAGCCTGTTGAAAAGCCTGTTGAAAAGCCCGCTGAGAAACCAGCTGAGAAACCAGCTGGAGACCATTCCGAGAACCTTACTAAGAAGTCCGCTGAGCAACCACCGAAGGAGGATatgcagagattgaaagatgGATCTAAGATCTGTATCCGATCTTAG
- a CDS encoding uncharacterized protein (CAZy:GT20~BUSCO:EOG09340CW9): MSIEPSDCKNSGLRLSGRILNCVTQLPSEIYRTKTGEWEVKHIRGSSALYASNMFLSKHTKWETHLIGWTGELFEADEMVPRSIPASQKIENDPLYLSEEDKRDVTEKIRTMNGNKNIHPIWLLRKDQDRWRQYAENVIWPLFHYLLNEPSDGRQESQWWYDYVKFNEAYAAKVKQLYKPGDIVWIHDYYLLLLPQILRMELPEAYICHFLHVPFPSSEYFRCLSKRKIILDGLLGANQLGFQSYSFSRHFLSCCTRLLGYDVTPTFVYVHSSQVRVDTFPLGIDVTALEKDVFSKEVNAKVTALHELTGGRQLIVGRDRLDTVRGVEQKLLAFDQFLELYPEWIGRVVLIQVSFIPSYHSSRLVKRVSELVAHINGRYGTLEYTPVLHYNMRVPKAEYLALLRAADLCLVTSIRDGMNTTALEYVVCQRTQGHPLILSEFSGAASILPDAIQINPWDTVGVSRALNECLLLSAPTKQATETKLYKSVVSHTVQDWTCKILSSLLEFLTPSNGSDGNQRFSRNGITPYLNKPKLLKCYEVAQKRLFLFDYDGTLTPIVRDPAAAIPSARLLGLLKDLVADKRNEVWIISGRDEAFLEKWFAREVPELGLSAEHGCFLKNPNTPEWTNLAASVDMNWQKRVEEVFQYYTERTSGSFIEKKKVALTWHYRKSDPELGAYQGEQCRKQLEEEICSQYDVEVMPGKANVEVRPRFVNKGEMVRRIVLCSDPVKQVVRKHGERPDFVLCLGDDTTDEDMFKTLNSIEKHWQMQGVTKNATGDDYGLFPVTVGPANKQTVAKAYLSDPQQVLDTIGLLLGQVSLFDTAGSVDLDDRGHLKNSESALKSAQNRKEYQKKAAKK, translated from the coding sequence ATGTCGATTGAACCAAGTGACTGCAAGAATTCGGGTCTCCGACTTTCCGGTAGGATTCTCAACTGCGTAACTCAGTTGCCCAGTGAGATTTACCGTACTAAAACAGGGGAATGGGAGGTGAAGCACATAAGGGGGTCTTCAGCCTTGTATGCCAGTAATATGTTTCTTTCCAAGCATACAAAGTGGGAAACACATCTGATTGGATGGACAGGGGAGTTGTTTGAGGCAGATGAGATGGTCCCTAGATCGATTCCTGCGTCacagaagattgagaatgATCCTTTGTATCTCAGTGAAGAGGACAAGCGAGATGTTACCGAGAAAATAAGGACAATGAACGGGAATAAGAATATTCATCCTATTTGGTTACTTCGTAAGGACCAGGATCGGTGGCGGCAGTATGCAGAAAACGTGATCTGGCCGCTCTTTCACTATCTTTTGAACGAGCCAAGTGACGGTAGACAGGAGTCTCAGTGGTGGTATGATTACGTCAAGTTCAACGAGGCTTACGCTGCTAAAGTGAAACAGTTGTATAAACCTGGTGATATTGTGTGGATTCATGATTATTATTTGCTTTTACTCCCGCAAATATTGCGTATGGAGCTTCCTGAGGCATACATCTGTCACTTTTTGCACGTTCCGTTTCCTTCTTCGGAGTATTTCCGATGTTTATCCAAGCGTAAAATCATATTGGATGGTCTGTTGGGTGCCAATCAGTTGGGATTCCAGAGTTATTCGTTTTCCAGACATTTTCTCAGCTGTTGCACTCGATTATTGGGCTATGATGTTACTCCTACCTTTGTCTATGTACATTCTTCACAGGTTAGGGTCGACACTTTCCCGCTGGGTATTGACGTCACCGCTTTGGAGAAGGACGTTTTTTCCAAGGAAGTCAATGCCAAAGTCACTGCATTGCATGAATTAACCGGTGGTAGGCAACTTATCGTCGGTAGAGACCGACTAGACACGGTGCGTGGTGTGGAGCAGAAGTTGTTGGCTTTTGACCAGTTCCTCGAACTGTATCCTGAATGGATAGGTCGTGTTGTTTTGATTCAAGTTTCTTTCATACCATCATATCATAGTAGCAGGCTGGTCAAGCGAGTTTCTGAACTGGTGGCACATATTAACGGCCGCTATGGAACTTTAGAATATACTCCTGTGCTCCATTACAATATGAGGGTTCCTAAGGCTGAATATTTGGCGTTGCTGCGTGCTGCTGATCTTTGTTTGGTCACATCCATTAGAGATGGCATGAATACTACCGCTTTAGAGTATGTTGTTTGTCAAAGAACTCAAGGTCATCCGTTGATTCTTTCGGAGTTCTCGGGTGCTGCATCGATTCTTCCTGATGCAATCCAGATCAATCCATGGGATACAGTGGGCGTTTCAAGAGCGTTAAATGAGTGTTTGTTGCTTTCTGCACCAACGAAACAGGCCACAGAAACTAAGCTATACAAGTCTGTGGTTTCTCATACCGTCCAGGATTGGACTTGTAAGATATTATCATCACTTTTGGAGTTTCTCACTCCTTCGAATGGTAGTGATGGAAACCAACGATTTTCTCGTAATGGAATCACACCTTATTTAAATAAGCCAAAACTTCTGAAGTGTTACGAGGTCGCTCAGAAAAGGTTATTTCTATTTGATTACGATGGAACCCTAACACCCATTGTGAGAGATCCTGCAGCAGCTATTCCTTCTGCAAGATTGCTGGGAttgttgaaggatttggttGCTGATAAGAGAAACGAGGTCTGGATCATTTCCGGAAGGGACGAGGCATTTTTGGAGAAATGGTTTGCGAGAGAGGTGCCAGAGTTGGGGCTTAGTGCAGAGCACGGATGTTTTCTGAAGAATCCGAATACCCCAGAGTGGACTAATCTAGCTGCATCTGTGGATATGAACTGGCAGAAACGAGTCGAGGAAGTTTTCCAGTACTATACCGAACGGACGTCCGGTTCTTTcatagagaaaaagaaagtggCACTCACGTGGCATTACAGGAAATCTGACCCTGAATTGGGAGCATATCAAGGAGAACAATGTCGTAAgcagcttgaagaagagatatgTTCACAGTATGACGTTGAAGTGATGCCTGGTAAGGCTAATGTTGAAGTCAGGCCTCGTTTTGTCAATAAGGGAGAGATGGTGAGACGAATAGTGTTATGCTCAGACCCTGTGAAACAGGTAGTGCGTAAGCATGGTGAACGTCCAGACTTTGTTCTTTGTTTGGGCGATGATACGACGGATGAAGACATGTTTAAGACTTTGAACAGCATTGAGAAGCACTGGCAGATGCAAGGAGTGACTAAAAACGCGACTGGCGACGACTATGGGTTGTTCCCTGTCACAGTGGGACCTGCCAACAAGCAGACTGTTGCAAAAGCATACCTCAGTGACCCTCAACAGGTTCTGGATACCATTGGCTTACTACTTGGTCAGGTCTCGTTGTTCGATACTGCCGGATCGGTCGACTTGGATGATCGTGGTCACTTGAAGAACTCGGAGAGCGCTTTGAAGAGTGCTCAGAACCGAAAGGAGTACCAGAAGAAGGCTGCAAAGAAGTAG
- a CDS encoding uncharacterized protein (MEROPS:MER0015336), whose protein sequence is MPYSSPSDSAEISSTQSAPAGLTPFPGSTGQTSVETDEEFTYHDYPQQHRKSSHVRKTLHPNVGYYGSLGERNSFLASRSTSITESIANSVISVTQMTLRQMRRQRFLTVCIFGVIFMLLFKLIFMPRTSLDRDLRRLHGEYLTLDDCSRLFLTHLTLKNDIRRYMKCYSEEIHTTGDNYEATVELFREFPTFKTSTEKYEAWFSRPQESWLRVLSADNKVIYDANLQETELMSFYPYSASGKMRAKYVYANYGSVGDFQQLNASGIPVEDRIVILRNGNLHPSIKIQNAQRVHVAGAVIYSDPYDDGKYVESHGYAAFPDGFARNHHAIQKDTLSRILEQPGDPTTPGWSSTLFSKRVKPETIPTIPVLPISFAAIQPILDSLSNGADLGWKGDYANFSYSASVSENTLELGSTVQFKIKPIYNIITEIKGIIRDEVIYVGASRDIVGGIGGASSGFSELLELARGFNELAKKGWKPLRTIKLISWDGSAAGLLGSTEFGEFYEGKLRKNAVVYVNLDGVKGSRLLVESNPLYGQLLVKSMKEILVDDDTTLWEYYIDRHQHNGSEIDLISQRSGDYSVFQCFVGVPSINIGFSNVKDKDPVPYTNSKYDSEDWQLLLDRKLRYHNLVAQFAGLFVLQISEREIIDVGTGDYMSRIQQRFDVLSSRVPSGWKHKKMKIRGQKDGRNVGEEIERLDELLSEIVAIAKNFDDHLVWLQRQILQDYPWFKMYVKIKIAFQIKIASAKIKALDKLFVAPEKYTNVDVDGQREGLLKGRKWFRHLIFAPDRVSGYRLEVLPGFTEALQNGEYGFFERNIQAFGEALEKVYSKLR, encoded by the exons ATGCCTTAC TCGTCGCCTTCAGATTCTGCGGAAATATCGTCCACACAAAGTGCGCCGGCAGGACTTACGCCATTTCCGGGAAGTACGGGGCAAACATCAGTAGAGACGGATGAAGAGTTTACTTATCATGATTATCCTCAGCAGCATCGCAAAAGCAGCCACGTTCGGAAAACTTTACACCCTAACGTCGGATATTATGGGTCTCTGGGAGAGCGTAACTCATTCTTAGCATCTCGTTCCACCTCAATTACCGAATCAATTGCAAACAGCGTGATTAGCGTCACTCAGATGACCCTTAGGCAGATGAGAAGGCAGAGATTCCTAACCGTTTGCATATTTGGAGTTATCTTCATGCTCCTTTTCAAGCTGATCTTTATGCCGCGCACATCGTTGGATAGAGATCTCCGACGGCTCCACGGCGAATATCTCACCTTAGATGATTGCTCGCGGCTGTTTCTCACCCACCTCACGTTGAAGAACGATATCCGCCGCTACATGAAGTGCTATTCAGAGGAAATTCATACTACAGGCGATAATTATGAGGCCACCGTCGAACTATTCAGGGAATTCCCGACATTTAAGACGTCTACGGAAAAGTATGAAGCATGGTTTAGTCGACCTCAGGAGTCATGGCTACGGGTCTTATCTGCCGATAATAAGGTGATATATGACGCAAACTTACAAGAGACCGAGTTGATGTCATTTTATCCATACAGTGCCAGCGGGAAAATGAGGGCCAAGTACGTTTATGCGAATTATGGCAGTGTGGGGGATTTCCAACAGTTGAACGCGTCGGGAATCCCTGTGGAAGACCGGATCGTTATTTTGCGCAATGGCAATTTACATCCAAGTATCAAGATTCAGAACGCCCAGCGGGTGCATGTCGCGGGTGCGGTAATATACTCCGATCCCTATGATGACGGCAAATACGTAGAGAGCCATGGATATGCAGCCTTTCCCGACGGATTTGCAAGAAATCACCATGCCATACAGAAGGACACCCTTAGTCGAATACTTGAGCAGCCCGGGGATCCGACAACTCCTGGCTGGTCGTCGACACTTTTCTCAAAACGTGTGAAGCCAGAGACAATCCCAACAATTCCCGTTTTGCCAATAAGTTTTGCAGCCATTCAGCCCATACTGGACTCTTTATCCAATGGGGCGGATTTAGGCTGGAAAGGAGATTATGCGAACTTCAGCTACTCCGCCAGCGTATCCGAGAACACACTGGAATTAGGCAGTACAGTTCAGTTCAAGATCAAGCCCATCTATAATATCATCACGGAGATCAAGGGAATCATAAGAGACGAAGTTATCTATGTAGGAGCGTCACGTGACATTGTTGGGGGAATTGGAGGAGCTTCGAGTGGGTTTTCGGAACTGTTAGAACTGGCGAGAGGATTCAACGAGCTTGCCAAGAAGGGCTGGAAGCCACTACGAACGATCAAGTTAATCAGCTGGGATGGATCGGCAGCGGGGCTGCTTGGATCGACTGAGTTTGGTGAGTTCTACGAGGGAAAGCTTCGGAAGAATGCCGTGGTGTACGTGAATTTGGATGGAGTTAAAGGATCGCGACTTTTGGTTGAGTCGAACCCATTGTATGGTCAACTTTTGGTTAAGAGCATGAAGGAGATCCTAGTGGACGACGATACGACTCTGTGGGAGTATTACATCGATCGGCACCAGCATAATGGGTCGGAAATCGACTTGATTAGCCAACGGTCTGGTGATTACTCCGTTTTTCAGTGCTTTGTCGGTGTTCCGTCCATCAACATCGGGTTTTCCAACGTCAAAGACAAAGACCCGGTTCCCTACACTAACTCCAAATACGACTCCGAAGACTGGCAGCTATTGCTAGACAGGAAGCTTCGGTACCACAACTTGGTGGCCCAATTCGCTGGTTTATTTGTCCTGCAAATAAGTGAAAGAGAGATAATCGATGTCGGAACAGGTGATTATATGTCACGTATACAGCAAAGGTTTGATGTCCTCTCTTCCCGTGTCCCGAGCGGGTGGAAGcataagaagatgaagattaGAGGACAGAAAGATGGCCGTAATGTTGGTGAGGAGATAGAGCGACTCGATGAATTGTTGAGTGAGATCGTGGCGATCGCAAAGAACTTCGATGATCATTTAGTATGGCTACAGCGAcaaatccttcaagatTATCCATGGTTCAAGATGTACGTGAAGATCAAGATAGCATTTCAGATTAAGATTGCTAGTGCTAAAATTAAGGCTTTAGACAAGTTGTTTGTTGCGCCGGAGAAGTATACGAACGTCGACGTGGATGGGCAGAGAGAAGGACTATTGAAGGGTCGAAAATGGTTTCGGCACTTGATATTTGCACCAGACAGAGTCAGCGGTTATCGATTGGAGGTTCTTCCTGGCTTCACAGAGGCGTTGCAAAATGGAGAGTATGGTTTCTTCGAAAGGAATATACAGGCTTTTGGAGAGGCCTTAGAGAAAGTGTACTCGAAGTTGAGGTAG
- the CYP1_1 gene encoding heme binding, whose product MFNISKRAFSTSSINLTKCFFDVTIGGKKQPRIVFDLFDKELPKTAENFRALCTGEKGFGYKNSIFHRVIPQFMLQGGDITHFNGYGGKSIYGDHFDDEGFPFKHTKPGMLSMANAGPNSNGSQFFITTIPCPWLDGHHVVFGEVSDGYDTVKTIEGVGSSSGKVSQEVRVEDCGELKE is encoded by the coding sequence ATGTTTAACATCAGCAAGAGAGCCTTCTCGACCTCATCAATTAATCTTACCAAGTGTTTCTTTGACGTCACAATTGGTGGCAAGAAACAGCCAAGAATCGTCTTTGATTTGTTCGATAAAGAGCTCCCAAAGACGGCGGAAAATTTCAGAGCGCTATGTACAGGCGAGAAAGGTTTTGGCTATAAAAACTCTATCTTTCACAGAGTTATCCCACAATTCATGCTACAAGGTGGTGATATTACCCATTTCAACGGTTACGGCGGCAAATCCATTTATGGTGACCATTTCGATGACGAAGGTTTTCCCTTCAAGCATACCAAACCCGGTATGCTCTCCATGGCCAATGCAGGCCCAAATAGTAATGGCTCTCAGTTTTTCATCACGACTATTCCATGTCCTTGGTTGGACGGACATCACGTGGTGTTTGGAGAGGTGAGCGACGGGTATGATACTGTCAAAACCATTGAAGGTGTCGGCTCCTCGTCTGGCAAAGTCAGCCAGGAGGTTCGAGTCGAAGACTGCGGTGAGTTGAAGGAGTAG
- a CDS encoding uncharacterized protein (EggNog:ENOG41) has product MNYTKNTGNLFDAHCHLSPVVTKQRFSTLKEELQKKLLQEPSDGFIFKYPCLNMMSTNFIDYKLVHELSKEFPGFVNPNYGVHPWFCHLYTFVDYSKDENAPLSSTQVKRLHYSSILLPHKDISDQLLEALPVPIYIFDYLKEVEALLQENPLAGIGEIGIDKSFRLPMCGYLGSEQCLEWIDDPFLRTKNPQEQELRHKWSPFRTDMDHQIRVVEAFLDLAKRFRRPVSLHCVGNHGKLFDLLKKVFIDDTSTNNGYRFSSIDLHSYSGSIEQTRMYTRMFPGIKFSISSVLNLKRYRNRLDESLKSGHLTPKNLLLETDLGLDALYWPQKEEDGEDRYELLVSRKTGSLDRHTELLSSTLEQIYDLDSRVSLQTLNDNYREYLNLVTN; this is encoded by the exons ATGAA CTATACCAAGAACACTGGCAATCTTTTCGATGCGCACTGCCATCTTTCCCCCGTGGTAACGAAGCAACGATTTTCTAcgttgaaagaagagcttcaaaagaaattaTTGCAGGAGCCAAGTGATGGCTTTATATTCAAATACCCATGCTTAAATATGATGTCGACTAACTTCATCGACTATAAACTAGTGCATGAGCTTTCAAAGGAATTTCCAGGGTTTGTGAATCCAAATTATGGTGTGCATCCTTGGTTTTGTCACCTTTACACTTTCGTGGACTACTCCAAGGATGAGAACGCACCTCTCAGTTCCACACAGGTCAAAAGACTTCACTACAGCTCAATACTTCTACCGCACAAGGATATTTCTGACCAACTACTCGAAGCATTACCGGTTCCtatttatatttttgattATCTAAAAGAGGTTGAAGCGCTATTGCAGGAGAATCCGCTGGCGGGAATAGGTGAAATCGGTATAGACAAATCATTTAGATTACCCATGTGCGGCTATTTGGGTTCGGAACAATGCCTGGAATGGATAGACGACCCTTTTTTGAGAACGAAAAATCCCCAAGAACAGGAATTAAGACACAAATGGTCGCCGTTCCGCACAGATATGGACCACCAGATCCGCGTGGTTGAGGCCTTTCTTGATCTGGCTAAACGATTCAGAAGACCTGTCAGCCTTCATTGTGTGGGAAACCACGGTAAGCTCTTCgacttgttgaagaaagtgttCATAGATGATACCTCCACCAACAACGGCTATAGGTTCTCATCCATAGACTTGCACTCCTATTCAGGTTCCATCGAACAAACCAGAATGTATACTCGGATGTTTCCTGGAATCAAGTTTAGTATTAGCAGCGTCTTGAATCTCAAAAGATACAGAAACCGCTTAGATGAGAGTCTCAAGAGCGGACACTTGACTCCCAAAAATCTTCTACTAGAAACCGACTTGGGTTTGGATGCATTGTATTGGCCtcagaaagaggaggatgGAGAAGACCGTTATGAATTATTGGTCAGTAGAAAGACGGGTTCTCTAGACAGACACACGGAGCTTCTCAGTTCTACGTTAGAACAGATATATGATCTCGATTCGCGAGTGTCGCTTCAGACCCTTAATGATAACTACCGTGAATATCTAAACTTGGTCACAAACTGA